The following coding sequences are from one Verrucomicrobiia bacterium window:
- a CDS encoding SRPBCC family protein, with translation MKTYQLQVEQTVSRPLPEVFPFFADARNLERITPPWLHFSILSTDLEMRAGLRIDYQLKLHGFPLRWQSEITVWEPPHRFVDEQRRGPYRLWRHEHRFYAEGTSTRLVDEVTYAVWGGWLLHPLWVRRDLEKIFSYRQQIIAQIFGSSSLPMPDEQAEQRA, from the coding sequence ATGAAAACCTACCAGCTCCAGGTGGAACAGACGGTGTCGCGGCCGCTACCGGAGGTCTTTCCCTTCTTTGCCGATGCCCGCAACCTCGAGCGCATCACCCCGCCCTGGCTGCATTTCTCCATTCTTTCCACCGATTTGGAAATGCGGGCGGGGTTGAGGATTGATTATCAATTAAAACTACACGGCTTCCCTTTGCGCTGGCAAAGTGAGATCACCGTCTGGGAGCCGCCGCATCGTTTCGTGGACGAACAGCGCCGGGGGCCTTACCGCTTGTGGCGCCACGAGCATCGTTTTTACGCGGAGGGCACCTCCACGCGGCTGGTGGACGAGGTGACTTATGCCGTGTGGGGCGGCTGGCTGCTTCATCCCTTGTGGGTACGCCGGGATTTGGAAAAAATATTCAGCTACCGGCAGCAGATCATTGCCCAAATCTTTGGAAGTTCCTCCCTGCCGATGCCGGACGAGCAAGCCGAGCAGCGGGCTTAG
- a CDS encoding outer membrane protein transport protein, whose product MVLVPSGVWAAGFRLSTQDAFAAGRGEAFAATADNPSAIYYNPAGLTQLKGLQARVGSYNIYLAPGFEANGRRFENQSKWHVVPQVFAAYGLEKWPVTFGLGVYSPYGLGLKWAQDTGFRSIALESKMKYMTAHPVIAVEVLPGMSVAAGPTFNYSRVDLKQGVFPVDVGDVFRFKGDDEDVGYTAGWRWQPHAKLALGAAYRSRTTMAYEGYTDLIPIYSHLDARLRFPIPHNVVMGISYRPTEKWNLEFNADFTEWSRVNQVSLDQAFPLPPFVLNWRSSWYYEVGVTRYLDKGWSLSAGYIFNESCMPDAFFNPLVADTDKHFITFGASWRGQRAGLDLAYQFGYGPPHTVRGSAVSAAGQNADGRYDFTSHAVVLSFQWRF is encoded by the coding sequence ATGGTCCTTGTTCCAAGTGGTGTTTGGGCTGCTGGTTTCCGGCTTTCCACTCAGGACGCCTTCGCCGCGGGCCGGGGCGAAGCGTTTGCCGCCACGGCGGACAATCCCTCCGCCATTTATTACAACCCGGCAGGGCTGACCCAGCTCAAAGGCCTGCAAGCGCGCGTAGGCAGCTACAACATCTATCTGGCCCCCGGCTTTGAGGCCAACGGGCGTCGGTTTGAAAACCAGAGCAAGTGGCATGTGGTGCCCCAGGTTTTCGCAGCCTATGGGCTGGAAAAGTGGCCGGTGACTTTTGGCTTGGGTGTTTATTCGCCCTACGGGCTGGGGTTGAAGTGGGCGCAGGACACCGGTTTTCGCAGCATCGCACTGGAAAGTAAAATGAAATATATGACCGCCCATCCGGTCATCGCCGTGGAAGTGCTGCCCGGCATGTCTGTGGCGGCGGGGCCCACGTTTAACTATTCCCGGGTGGACTTGAAGCAAGGGGTGTTTCCCGTGGATGTCGGTGATGTGTTTCGCTTCAAGGGCGATGACGAGGATGTGGGATATACCGCCGGCTGGCGGTGGCAACCCCATGCCAAACTGGCGTTGGGCGCAGCCTACCGCAGCCGCACCACCATGGCCTATGAGGGTTATACAGACTTGATTCCGATATACAGCCACCTGGATGCGCGCCTGCGTTTTCCCATTCCCCATAATGTGGTCATGGGTATCTCCTACCGCCCCACAGAAAAATGGAATCTTGAATTCAATGCCGATTTCACTGAATGGAGCCGCGTCAACCAGGTCAGCCTGGATCAGGCTTTTCCGTTGCCGCCGTTTGTTTTGAACTGGCGTTCCAGTTGGTATTATGAAGTGGGAGTGACGCGCTACCTGGACAAGGGCTGGAGCCTTAGCGCCGGATATATTTTTAATGAAAGCTGCATGCCGGACGCCTTTTTCAATCCGCTGGTGGCAGATACGGACAAACATTTCATCACCTTCGGCGCCAGTTGGCGGGGCCAGCGTGCCGGGTTGGATTTGGCCTATCAATTTGGGTATGGTCCGCCGCACACGGTGCGCGGTAGTGCCGTCTCCGCCGCCGGCCAAAACGCCGATGGACGCTATGATTTCACCAGTCATGCGGTGGTATTATCTTTCCAATGGCGGTTTTGA
- a CDS encoding class I SAM-dependent methyltransferase, with amino-acid sequence MSATATTVEPWQVAGRAAQGQEVRGAVSHLGGTRLVFETGDPHLTLRLSEVLDPLRLFINGKELNAGRAVVTSAVHNGNTWVCEVTLAENWFEGKLTVPPTGAEQPLNFEEFLRQWQKLYALRPEYKVVLSDLHSLLTHLRLWLEEVELGLKSLPPAARAQRMQAIIENLDAPVVQSVNVLHERFEEITARLTPEEHPAHQSLCRRLLHPLFLCSPFGHRTYVKPLGYAGDYEMVNMIMRPPYEGPSLYAQAVNVWLLRQYPSQAHRNRIRFLTEKLVQETARVSLQHRCARIFNLGCGPAHEIQNFLRESALSDWAEFTLLDFNQETIQHAQQVLEKARQEHQRQCRLQLVKKSVMSLLKEAGKSGAAEAGGGYDLVYCAGLFDYLPDRTCQQLMNLFYQWLAPGGLLVATNVFPCQPFRHMLEYLLDWRLIYRDPKQMLALKPAAAPPEAARVVSDLTGTNLMLEVRKPAP; translated from the coding sequence ATGAGTGCCACAGCAACAACAGTCGAACCCTGGCAGGTGGCCGGCCGCGCCGCCCAAGGGCAGGAGGTTCGCGGGGCGGTATCGCATTTGGGGGGCACGCGGCTGGTGTTTGAAACAGGCGATCCGCATCTGACGCTGCGATTGTCTGAGGTGCTGGATCCGCTGCGCCTGTTCATCAACGGCAAGGAGCTTAATGCCGGGCGGGCGGTGGTCACCAGCGCCGTGCACAACGGCAACACCTGGGTCTGCGAAGTGACCCTGGCGGAGAACTGGTTTGAAGGCAAACTCACCGTGCCCCCCACCGGCGCGGAGCAACCGCTCAACTTTGAGGAATTCCTGCGTCAATGGCAGAAACTCTATGCGCTGCGCCCAGAATACAAGGTGGTGCTCAGCGATTTGCACAGTCTTCTGACCCATTTGCGCCTCTGGCTGGAGGAGGTGGAACTAGGGCTTAAATCGCTCCCGCCGGCGGCCCGTGCGCAACGGATGCAGGCCATCATCGAAAATTTGGACGCGCCCGTGGTGCAGTCGGTCAATGTGTTGCACGAGCGCTTTGAGGAAATCACCGCGCGCCTCACGCCCGAGGAACACCCGGCGCACCAAAGCCTGTGCCGCCGGCTGCTGCATCCCCTGTTTTTGTGTTCGCCCTTCGGGCATCGCACCTACGTCAAGCCTTTGGGCTACGCGGGCGACTACGAGATGGTGAACATGATCATGCGCCCGCCCTACGAGGGGCCTTCCCTCTATGCGCAGGCCGTCAATGTATGGCTGCTGCGCCAGTATCCCTCGCAGGCCCACCGCAACCGCATTCGTTTTTTGACCGAAAAACTGGTGCAGGAAACGGCCCGCGTTTCCCTCCAGCATCGCTGCGCCCGCATTTTCAACCTTGGATGCGGGCCGGCGCACGAGATCCAAAATTTTTTGCGGGAAAGCGCCTTGAGTGACTGGGCGGAGTTCACCCTGCTCGATTTCAATCAGGAGACCATCCAACACGCCCAACAGGTGCTGGAAAAGGCCCGCCAGGAGCATCAACGGCAATGTCGTCTGCAGTTGGTGAAGAAGTCAGTGATGAGCCTGCTCAAAGAGGCGGGCAAAAGCGGCGCCGCCGAGGCGGGCGGCGGCTATGATTTGGTCTATTGCGCCGGGCTGTTTGACTATCTGCCGGACCGCACCTGCCAACAGTTGATGAATCTGTTTTACCAGTGGCTGGCCCCCGGCGGGCTGTTGGTGGCCACCAACGTTTTTCCCTGCCAGCCATTCCGGCACATGCTGGAGTACCTGTTGGACTGGCGCCTGATTTACCGCGATCCCAAACAAATGCTGGCGCTCAAACCGGCGGCCGCCCCGCCTGAAGCCGCGCGGGTGGTCAGCGATTTGACCGGCACCAACCTGATGCTGGAGGTGCGCAAGCCCGCCCCCTGA
- a CDS encoding septum formation initiator family protein, which yields MMWLFVVAVGAAVAITYHPLLKQNERMRAVIFQLDQQIQQEEAEQKRMRAAIEAMTKDPATVERLVRERLGYARPGETVIRFEEANR from the coding sequence ATGATGTGGTTGTTCGTCGTGGCCGTGGGGGCTGCGGTGGCGATCACTTATCATCCTTTGCTCAAACAAAATGAGCGCATGCGGGCCGTTATTTTCCAACTGGATCAACAAATCCAGCAGGAGGAGGCCGAGCAAAAACGGATGCGCGCCGCCATCGAGGCCATGACCAAGGATCCGGCCACCGTGGAGCGACTGGTGCGGGAGAGGCTGGGTTATGCCAGGCCCGGCGAGACGGTGATTCGCTTTGAGGAAGCCAATCGCTAA
- a CDS encoding beta-lactamase family protein yields MGASNLPKRSPKPSPAGGGMKRRQFLCATLASLGVPAWVRGEGLSPLAPFDRCMEQFMAARQIPGGVLAILQQGRLIYAQGYGYANREDQIPARPTTLFRLASLSKPITALAILRLAQAGRLSLDEPAFERLGLAPLPGKTRDPRLERITIRQLLQHTGGWDRDQSGDPMFMSETIAKACRVPSPPGPRDIIRYMLGRPLDFDPGTRYAYSNFGYCVLGRIIEAVTRHPYEAWVRRDVLAPLGLHSLRLGRSLIDQAHPAEARYYMADQRTAPSVFAGISSPVSAPYGSFCLEAMDAHGGWIGSAVDLMRLSAALLRRDNALLQPQWWQEMVSPPAPPVAREAGGGVNEVYYGCGWLVRPTRDPRGYNFWHSGSLPGTFTLWVNLSRGMAWAVLFNQRREKEGLPDVEIDGLLHRAAAEVREWPDTDEFPRLSSAPG; encoded by the coding sequence ATGGGTGCTTCCAATCTCCCCAAACGTTCACCCAAACCGTCCCCGGCGGGAGGGGGCATGAAGCGCCGTCAATTTCTGTGCGCCACGCTGGCCTCCCTGGGTGTGCCAGCCTGGGTGCGAGGCGAGGGGCTTTCTCCCCTGGCCCCGTTCGACCGCTGCATGGAACAATTCATGGCCGCCCGGCAGATTCCCGGAGGGGTGCTGGCGATCCTGCAACAGGGACGCCTGATTTACGCGCAGGGTTACGGCTATGCCAACCGCGAAGATCAAATCCCGGCCCGCCCTACCACGTTGTTTCGGCTGGCCAGTCTCTCCAAGCCCATTACCGCCCTGGCCATCCTGCGGCTGGCCCAAGCCGGGCGGTTGTCTTTGGACGAACCCGCCTTTGAACGCCTGGGTCTGGCGCCTCTGCCCGGGAAAACCCGCGATCCCCGGCTGGAACGTATAACCATCCGCCAATTGCTCCAGCACACGGGCGGCTGGGATCGTGATCAAAGTGGTGATCCCATGTTCATGTCGGAGACGATTGCCAAGGCTTGCAGAGTCCCCTCGCCTCCCGGTCCAAGGGATATCATACGTTACATGCTCGGACGCCCTTTGGATTTTGATCCCGGCACACGTTATGCCTATTCCAATTTCGGTTATTGCGTGCTGGGCCGCATCATTGAAGCCGTCACCCGCCACCCTTACGAGGCCTGGGTGCGCCGCGATGTGCTGGCTCCCCTGGGCCTGCATTCCCTGCGATTGGGACGCTCACTGATAGACCAGGCCCACCCGGCGGAAGCCCGTTATTACATGGCCGACCAGCGCACGGCCCCCAGCGTGTTTGCGGGCATCAGCTCGCCTGTATCCGCCCCCTATGGCTCCTTTTGCCTGGAGGCCATGGACGCCCACGGCGGATGGATTGGGTCGGCTGTGGATTTGATGCGCCTGTCGGCGGCACTCCTGCGCCGGGACAACGCCCTGCTCCAACCGCAATGGTGGCAGGAGATGGTCTCTCCTCCTGCCCCGCCAGTGGCCCGTGAGGCCGGCGGCGGAGTGAACGAGGTTTATTATGGGTGCGGTTGGTTGGTGCGCCCCACCCGGGACCCCCGCGGCTACAATTTCTGGCACAGCGGCAGTTTGCCGGGCACATTCACGCTCTGGGTCAACCTCAGCCGGGGCATGGCCTGGGCTGTCCTGTTCAACCAGCGGCGCGAAAAGGAAGGCCTGCCGGACGTAGAAATTGACGGGCTGCTGCACCGGGCGGCGGCAGAAGTCAGGGAATGGCCGGACACCGATGAATTTCCGCGATTGTCCAGCGCACCGGGTTGA